The genomic segment GTAAATATAGTGAGAAACTTGACTTAATGCTACCtacacttttcatttttttagattaaaaattgACATTTATTGCACTAGATAAGGCAATACCATATTAAATCTATTTATATGGCAAAGCCACAATGAAGTTACCTGTATAAGTTCTAAGATCACAATATCTATAGAAAGCAATACATTAATAAAGTATAAATGGTACATCATTCAACTAATCATGTCTGTAATTCATAAGATAAACTGGTTCTGCTATTCTTTCAGAcacaaaagaaattaagacaatTGGTCTTTTACCTCAGGAGTCTCTGAGGTCATAAACTCTGTTTCAGATCCAGAAGAAGCCTGATCGGTAGTAACCAAGCAAGCATTTGAGCTACAAGTAACTGGAGTAGAAGTAGCCTAGAcacaggaaaatacaaaatattgtaaAAGGCACATTTTGTTAACTTTATATTTCTTGGGCCCTGGCCTTCCTAATATGTTACTCTTACTGAACAGGCACATGTGTCAAGAAGCACTCTACTAAACACTTTACacatgttaatatatttaatccTAATGATAatctgtgaggtaggtactattctcattttattggCAATGAAGCAGTGACAAAGAAAGGTTAagaaatttgcccaagatcatactacaattaagtggcagagctgagattcaaacacAAGCAGCCTGCTACACTGCCTTTCCAGGCCTGGTCACCAAAACTACACATCTCATCCCATTTTCACTGATTCTTGGCCCTGCAGTAGATAGCATCCATGGGAAGGTGAGCTCTGGGCATATTTAACACTGTAGGCACAGCTCTGCCAGAGATCATAGTAACTATGCTTTCATGCTAAGTGCTATCAGCGTCCTAAAGAGGCAGGCTAAAGTATAAATAGAATAAGCTCTACATAAATCAGAATGGCACCAAAAATGCCAGTGAAAAATCAAAGCTGAtagcatatgtaaaataaaaattgggagaCAGTACATTAGGAACAAAAGTTGTGACAACTGTAaccaacagaaaatgaaaagagtgGCTAGGAAAGAATTCTATCACACAACAAGTATTCAAAAATAGCAGAGAGACACTCATAAAAATCTGGCAAGAGCAAGGTCTAAAGTTTCAGTGAATCCACTCCTTTTATCTAAATGCTTCCATGTGGTTCTGAGGACCCCAAGTAATAAAATAGGTGAACTGGAAACTAATGAAGggtaacaaaacagagaaattatGTTTCAGTGACCTTCTTGAAGGAGGCATTATGATATGTTGCTTTTTAGGAAGGagactggggattaagtttcaagatcttatggaaaaaaatattggaaatcCTTTAGAACATCTTATATTACCCAAATAAATAGGCATAACTTAGATCTGGCCAAAATATTAGAACCATTATGAGATTAGAGTGTTTCTAAAACTAGGTCTTTCTTCTGCTCTGTCATTAAAGTAATGAGACAAGTGCCCAAGAAAAGTAGAACTGGCTGTTGTGGGGAAATAACTAACTCTGTTGCTAAGAGAAGATTCACAGATGCTAAGTTAAGGCATCTTAGGCCACTTGATAGTTAATCTTAAAATGGCTTGAATTTCAGTTAAAAGGTTCATTTAATAACAAAGACAtttatattagtatttatttaGAAGTGATGGCAGTTCCTGCTTCCAAATTAGTGCTTTTTAAGTGGACCAGTTGGAGGTGGGTTACTGGTAAATAAACATGATGTTTGAAACTAATGTTCCAAAAAATGGGTATGAAGATTCAAccaggaagtttttaaaaatataggtaaCACCCTACAAAATTCTGCTCTAACAGGTCTAAGGTCTTATCTAGAAATGTATACCTTATTAAAGTGACCAGGGGCTTCTGATGCAGCCATCCCACAGCCTCCACCAGAGAACTACTAAACTAGACCAgtgcttttcaaaaaatttatttgtCAATTGAAAGCCTTATGGAGAACCCTAAACAGCTGGAACAGATAAAATTTAACTGCTTTAGTAAAAGCAGTGAGTGAATTGGAGGAAAGTAGGAAAAACGTCAATATACCCTGCTCAATAAATACAGTTTGaaaattaaggctgggtgcagcagctcacatctgtaatcccagcactttgggaggctgaggtgcgtggatcacgaggtcaggagttcaagaccagcctggccaagatggtgaaaccccgtctctactaaaaatacaaaaaaattaggcaggtgtggtggtgggcgcctgtaatcctagctagttgggaggctgaggcagagaactgcttgaacccgtgaggcagaagtagcagtgagctgagatcatgccactgcactccagcctgggtgacagagcaagactctgtctcaacaaaaaaaaaatttttttaataataatttctttcttcagataCTTTACTATGTTAATAAACTAAATGACTTAAGTAGCTCAAGAGAACATAATATTCTTAGACAAGGTACCCTCTGATTTCTTCAGGCTTGCTCTCTCCTTACTGAAGTCAGCAAACCTGTATTAGATGTTTTCAGCATAGCCATCAGGGAATCATTTTAGGTCAAGTTGTATTTAATCTACTAAACTAGATAATGCTTAGAATACTTTTAGTAATTTCATTAGGTACATTAGAATCAGTAAGTCTGATTATTCTTTCCAAAGCAAGAGCTTCTTCCTTGagtaacaaagaataaaagattaattTGGAAAGTTACCTGTAATGGCTCTTGAAGAAAATCACTTTGACTGGACAGATTTTGTTCTTTAGATGCTGCAAGGAGTAAAACAAACAGTAACTACTGAGGGAAGACAAAAGCTTATGCGTATCAACTAGGAGGAAACTAAAGCTTACACTTCACAAAAAAAGGCATTAGCTGGAAGGACTAGGTTTCAAGTTCATTACGCACTTTCTATTAGAGTTTTAAAGAGAGAGAACTGTAGAAGAATAGAAAATACTAGTTCCATCGGTGACACAGAGTGATGTTTTAAGGTTAAATGGGCAAAAATAGCATTTCAAGacttccaaaagaaaagaactaagacattaaaaaataactgataatAGTGACCTGGAAGATAAGACCCGAGCTACCATGCATAGTAATTAACTGATAAACTTAAGTTTCACAAATTTCAAAGTCAATCTTATCTGGATCAtctgttcagtttttttctgattatatatattaatatacttttCAATTATATAGTTTGTTTCTTGTTAATATCCATCACTTTTATTAATTACTCTCTATTTACTCTTACTTCACCCAGGAATTGCTGCATCAATCTTCAAGCTGGTGTATACTGCTCACTACAGCTGAACTAGCTTTATGTCACTCCCCTctggagaaaaacaaatgtgGAGCGAAAAGCCTAAGCTTTGAAGCATCGGGCCAAATTCTAATGTAGGCTCCTTTGTTAGTTACTGTGTTAATCACTGTTCTACACTTCATTGTGGTAATCGCACCCGTAGTTAAGACCTAAAAGCCTCAACACTAGATTTAGAGTCCAAAGGAGTCAAGCAAGTTCTGGTCAGAATTCACTCCAACAACAACATAAATTACAAAAACAGCTATTGAGTATTTCCATTCACCCATCCAGAGCCTTtctccaaaaagtgaaaacaagccAGTTAAGTACACTAATGTCCTAACGGTAATTTACCCACGTATAACTGGTAACAGATGTATACAGTTAGAATAAATTAATACACCAACATATTAGgacatctaaaataaaatcatttgaaaagacaacaacaacaacaacgaacaGCTGTTAGCTCAAGACGTTTGCTCCAAGTCTTTAGAATGATTACATACCTACGGGGCTACCTGGAGTAGCTGAAGGCGGTTGTGACGATGGAATTGCACTTGAAGGTTTGTCAAAGTCCAGAACAGACTCCtaaagatacaattttaaatagagtAGAAACAGAGATTACTCATTTAAAAGCTATTACCACTAAATTATTCATGATGCTGCCTATAGTCTATTAGCTACAGATATCTAGCTAAAGCTATAGGTATCTAGCTAATCACTATCTCAAGATGCCAAAAATAGTCtccatagaaaaagaaattaagaattaaaattaaaatctaaagtAACTGCCATACCTTAAGGCTGTGTAGAGTGCTAAACCCACAAGAgtaggctgtgcacagtggctcacacctgcaaccccagcactttgggaggcttaggtaggaggatcgcttgagctcaggagtttgaggccagcatggGCACAAAGCGAGACCTTGCtgctactaaaaattttttaaagaattagttaggcatggtggtatgtgcctgtagtcccagatgctcaggaggctgagacaagaggatcgcttgagcccaggagttcgaggctgcaatgagctttgatcacaccactgcaccccaacctcggccagcagagtgagaccctatctttaaacaaaacaaaacaaaacaaaaaaactacaacaGTAAATCTAAGGACTAAGTTGGAAAAGAAATTCTTGACCTTACTAAGGTCCTACACATAGCCATCAATCCTAGTCTAATCAGAACCCCCATTTTTATTACACCCAACCAAAGAGCACCTATTTATCTCAACCATTTACTAGCTCATGCTGTTAAAACACTTCCATGATGAGAAATCACTCTCTTCTGCCTATCTCGGTTCTCCCAGAAAAGTTTCCAGTATTTTGCACACTTAAGCTACACATTTGCAGGGAGCATTTTAGTTCTTTCATCTTCAAGTAATCTGATGGTATAGGCAATTCCTACATTTTGCAAATAAGTGTTGGAGGTCAGTTAAACAGCTGGTAAGTAACAGAATTTAAACCCATGTCTATATTCAAAGCTCAGGATCTTTTACTAAACAAAAATACTTATTTGACTACTTTAGCCCTCAGTAATCTCACACTATTCTCAAATTCTGTGTTTCTCACAacataaatatattgtataaCACAATTTATCATTTAACTGTTGATTTAACAGAAATTTACAATCTTCTACAACTGGAATATAAATTCCTTGAAGGCAATGAATGtcttattttctgtatctataCTACAATGGTACCTAACAATACCAAGCATAGAGTAGGTTCTCACAGTTCTCAGTACTGATGATCTATAGCAGTAATGATACTTGTGCAAGTTAAGCTTTTCACATgcttacttcatttttttttgttctaacaAACTTAGGAAGTAGGAACAATAatcctcatttttcaaataaagaaactgaggcagaatcAAGTAATTTGCCTAAACTCCAGGCTAGGAGAGCTAGGaggcagcagagccaggacttgacAGAATAATCAATGCTCTTAACAATAATTTCACTGTAATATTTCCAATTAGAATCCCCATGAATATCATTTAAGATTTTGTAAATGACTCATACTTGCATAAAGTTACAAGTTCCTTGAATCTGGGTCATCAGATCCTGcagtttttctttcctcaataCTGGATCCTTCGGAAGGGTAGAGGAAGAACCTACAGGCTGATGCATAGGCTTAGGCACCTACAAGATAAACCCATAATGTGTAAGagtgaaattcaaattcaagaGCCTAGTCTAGGAAACAGCTTATCACTAcatcttaaaggaaaagaaaaaacagcaatgTTCATTTATCACAGATAAAGAATTTTCTCATAAATACTGTTTCTAAATAAGCAAACTTTAAACAGATTTTTCCCCTTCACAATTTTCATGGAactctttctaaaacacaaaattaagatCCAGCAGAACCTCCTTGTTACGAGTGTTTTCATTATGGACACGAGTTACCATATGTCCTCTAGTATAACACACCAATGACTATGAGACataccaatgattttttttttccagggcaAAAATTACTACTACCACATTAAATATACATCCCATTTTTAAGATGTATCTGATTTCagaaatcaaaatgtaaatacatatataaatacatacatgcacatacccTAAAATTGAGGGGGATACACTATATTTTGTTATAAAGTAAGTACACTCTTGGGGGCTACTGATATTCATCCTAAATTGCTTAAAATTGCTACACATCCTGAATTAGACCAATTTACAGTTACTTTTTAAAGCTGTCAACATGCCAGTCTCCACTAGCTCCTCTTCTCCACCTTCTAATactcaaagaagatacacagcTAAGTTTGTCAAAGGTACCAGATAAAATAGAGTTAAGAGACCGTAAGTGAATACATATGAGACTCTTTCAGGAGGAAGGTATGAACATTAGTGATTAATTTCATGTTATCTAGTCTTTTGGCTTTGAACTCTATTCTGCATTTGACTGTACTTAGTCAATATTCTAGACAGCTCAGATTCcaagacagacagaaaaataCTATATTACACATAGAAGTATCCTCTCCTCTCAGTAAATGAAAAACCCTGCAACTTCAATATAATGCTATCTGTGCcacaaaagcaaattaaatatgttttgaCCTTTCCAAATATGCAACCCTGATTTTAAAAGCAGTTCATCAAATAGCATGATAATATTCTGGTATGATAAAGGTTCTGCACTGCTATACCTACTGGATTTTAAACCACGTTTTTAAAAGCAGCTTGAGGTATTAAATtgggttttaaaatatgtttttcaaaatagttatATTACAGTTACGGTTGTGTGACATTTGGTTAATAAAATAAAGCTGCTAATCTTCCGCAGGGTCAGGAAGAAGCTAAAATTAATATTAGCAActtgaaaggagaaaggagagcaaaACAGCCACATAACTCTAAAATTTTGTTTCCATAGCAGAATTAAGCCAAGGGTAATTTACTTATAAAATGCAATGCTTTGCTTTCCCCAAGCAAAATGTTTTTCACATTATTAGAGGGCCAATGGTTTATCAGAAAGCCTTTAGCTAAAATGGCAAAAAAGTGCAAGGAAGACTACTCCACAGAGATAAGAGATCAGTGGAAGCACAAGTTCATACATCTCAGCAAATGACGTGGTAACAAGTTTACGTTATAAATAGTGGTAAATAAGTAATTTACAATAAAAGGCAACCCTAACATAGTACTGTACCCAAGAATTATTCAATGTAAGTTTTATCTACCTGAAATAGGTTATTTATGCTTAAAAGAATATGGCCTTATATTTTAACTGAATCTTGTACTCCAAAACCtaactacaaaatatttaatgccAACACTCTTCCTATCTTTggaaaaattctcatttttgaaatggaaatagaGAACTAATTCAAATCCTTCCCCCAACACTGAAGTATCCGCAACCACCCTAGGTCTTTATAAACCACCTTCATAAAGACCTGGGCTAAACTGAGTGACCATAAAGGAGCAGAAGAGAAGCaagagaatatagaaaaatataacttgTCAGAAAAAGTTACTCATATAGCAGGTAAATGACAACAAATGAAATACAGTATCTCCCATCCTGTGACAAGTATTTACATTACTCACTTGTTCACACTATGGTCTTGTCTAAACTATCTACTATTTTCATATCATGTTATGTTGTTAAAATTTTGGcattaaaacaacattttataattGCAGAAATTTCATCTCAGATTAGGCTCAAAGACAGACTAGATTAACtaccagttttcaagggaaaataataaatctaCCCACTAAAGAGGGTGAAATATTTCATACATTAATTTCACATGGGTTTTGAAGAGaactaaggccgggcgcagtggctcacgcctgtaatctcaagcactttgggagggtgaagtgggtggatcacgagatcaggagatacaggccatcctggctaacgaggtgaaaccccgtctctactaaaaatacaaaaaattagccaggcatggtggcctgcatctgtagtcccagctactcaggaggctgaggcaggagaattgcctgaactcgggaggcggaggttgtgccactgcactccagtcggggtgacagagtgattctccatctcgaaaaaaaaaaaaaaaaagagagagaactaaAAAGTCATTACCACAACACCTTATTTATGCCTACACTGACAGAAGCAGAATGATACAGATCAACTCACATCTTTGGGTTCTGTGTTAAACTTCCTGGGCAGGAGCTGGTCATTTGGTATGAGGCTTGCTGTAGCTACTCCCCAGGACTTTGGAGAAATCTGTGACTGTGATGTTAAAGAGTGTTTTTGACTCTCAACATTGTTTTCCCAGGATTTTGGAGTCTCTGGCTGTTTTGAATCCTGTTCTTCACACATGGGAGTGGTCCATGACTTGGTGGTGTTCTGTTCACTCTGCACAGAAGGTGTCCAAGACTTTGGAGTTTGCTTCTTTGGATCTTGTTCTTTCTGCAGCTGAGCTGGCCACAGCTTTGGTGTCTCCTGCTTCTTTTGTTCCTCTTGAACATATCCTGCTTTGGATTTAGGTGTTTCTTGCTTCCACTGGCTAGGAGATGGCTTGGATTTGGAGATCTCCTGCTTCTTCTGCTCTTCTGGCAGAGTAGACCTGAGTTTTGAGGTGTCTTGTTTCCTCTGTTCTAAGGAAACTGCAGGCTTGGATACCTCCTGGTGCTTACCAGGAGATTCCCAGGACTTAAAGGATTCCTGTTTCTTCTCTTGACCATCTGGTTCAGTAAGCATATCCCAACGTTTTGGGAGATTTGGTTTTCTAGCATAATCTGCTTCCCAAGGTTGCTCCTCGCCTTGTTTGTTTGAATAATCTACTTCTGTCATATAGCGTCTGTTAAGAAACTAGATAAACAATGCACTTAAGTCACAAAATTCATAGAAGACCTTGAAGCGAATATTCAACTCTATTAGTATTGCTATGTCCACTGATCTAAGTTGTTGCACTAATATGAAATTTCTGTCCTTATTCTACTTGAAAAGACTTTCCTACTTCTCTTTCCTACTTTTCTGTCCATTCTTTTTTCCTCAATTAACAGAAATACAGACTTCGCTACTTCAAAAGTAGCAATTTCTGTTTGACTTGCCTAAGACTGGCAACAATTGCTTGATTCGGACTCTTCTACCAAGGCTGTTCTGCCTTTGCCAGCCTTAGGACCCTTCTCCGGAGGTGACTCCCTCAAACATTAAAAGGCAGACGATAGTTCAACTTCAAAGTTAAATTATGTAACCTTAAACCTTACATTTCCTAAGCTAccagtgttttctttatttcccctATACATCAATTACACTGTTTTTTAATCTCCCGTTCTTTTCAGCTTCCCATGAATTTCAATGTCACTtcagaaagagaataaataccCTTTTCTGCTACCAATGTGAGTAAATTCTGGAGATGGCAAAGTCCTGTGCATCTTAAAGTTCCTCTAACACAGGAGCcaaaaatagctaacatttgggCAGTCAGTGTGCCAGGTCAAATTCTAAGTAATTTAGAATTTAGATCAAcctctttaatcctcacaataaccccatGAATTAGTCATtatcattatccctattttacatatgaggaataACAGACACAGCTGGACCAGACTTCTTGCCCAAAGTCCCTAAGCTAGTAAACTGCAGAACCAGGGTTCAAGCTCGGGCAGTCTGGCTCTAGAGCCTTAGCTTCCAACCACAACCCTATACAAAAGGCTGAAAAATCAACATCAGCAAATTGTCCTTCAGTATCTTACCTCTTGTGGTTGTATCTCTGGCTGGGCAAATTCCATTAGAGACTCTGGGATGAAAAAAAGAATTCGAATAAACACTACGGGAACTATAAGTTTTTAGACAGATTACAACTATAATTCATTCTAGAAACATATTTCAGAAGACTCATAACAGAAAAAGGGCAATACGATCAAGTATATTGATGGCAAGAGGAATTCTATTGCTTGTTAGTCCAAAGCATGTGGTCTAAGGCTAGTTCAAACTAGTAGCTCTCCTTACGTAAGACACTTCACAACAGTCAAGTTTCAGTTTCAAACTGATATCTGATTGAAAATAAGACTATTTCCTCTTACCCTAAAACACAGTTTTTTCAAGTTAGCATTATAGCTCATGTCCCATGGAGTAAAAATTGGTCATCTCAGCTTGAAATAGAGCCCTTAAAAACCTCTTACAAGCCAGCTTAAGGTTAGGAAGGGATAAGAGAGTGGAGATACTTAAGTACTGGACTTTGTATTAAGAACTAAGGGGAAATAAACATGGAAAATGGTTTGACTCTTGCTTATGGCTACCAGAACCCTGCCTGGACTACCTCCTTAGAAGAGATAGTTAATAAATCCAAGTTTggtaaacaaaagcaaaagtgccATTTGCTCAAAATATTTATTCCCCAGgcaaatggtaattttaaaagtatattttctttactgACTTTAGCACTTTTTTCCCCTGAATCGATATTTCAACCTTAGGTTAATTACATCCTCATTCTACTACAGTATTGGATTCTACCATAACTTTCACTGTAAACAATTTTAAACAGAATTATCCCACTAGTAGTTTAACAGAGAAGTTTACTGAAATTCCATAAATGCCTCCTTTTAACCAATGTATTCTTTTGGGACAAAGTACAAACTAATATTTCTAATAAGATTCACTCTGTAAATCACGGTGATAAAGCCTACAGATGTTTTATAAACCTAGGTTTATCCTGCAGTAAGTAAAGATTTCCATGCATGTAGAAccttacaaattaaaataaggcAATCATTGTACAATATGTGACTCATTTGGGGTATTAAAAAATGCAACCACTATAAGGATTTTCAGAGGTCACAACAAACCTGACTCTTTGACAGATTCAGTCTTCgataattgtgtttttttctctgattGTATTAGCATTTCATCCTCCAGTGGTACTTCTTTTTCCTTGGCATTTTTGGGAACTGGGATACTTTCAAAATAGCCTGAGTTCAGCAATTTAGACAGTAGATCTTTCAAGTGTTTGTCTAAGAAAGAGTGATTAAGACTTAGTTGTCACATGACCTCACTGAAAATTACTTGGAAATCCTAATTTTATCCTAGTTGTAGTACATCGTTACAATAGTTTACATTGATGTACACAATACATCGTTACAATAGTTTACAACAGTTTACATTTTCATGGTACTGACTGGAGAACTTATCAGTACCGTGAAAAGTAAATATGCAGTCCATCTTTATTTTATGCTGAATCAATACGAATTTTAACAAGATCAGAATCTCAAAAGTTCAGCAAGTTACTTTAGTTTCTCTGGACCTCCATTTCCACCATTTGAAAAATGACTAAAAATCAGAGACCCTAATCAAATATGTCACAAAAGCATACATCTATTCTCTGAGAtgagaaataaatcatttttcctATCTGCTCTCAAGACATCACAACTAGCAACCACTCTATCTTCCCCAAATAATTAAGGCTTTAGAGAAGTAAAAGTCAGTTCCTCAAAATCTATCTATTAGGTTGGGTTAGAAAGTCCTATATTGGACAATCTCTATTAGATTACTAATATTATTCATCTATTTTAGAAAACCCTATCTTGTACAAACTctgaagtatttttaaactacaaaattCCATCATGAAGATTTTACTCGAGTTACGCTGTTTGTCATTCCTACCACCTGACCATTTGATGATCAAGAAAAACCTTAAAATGATGCTGAAGTCACTACACTACAAATAGGTCTAAAgtcattttatttgaatatcCATTAAAAACATAATCCCAAACTAAGCAGAGTTTCCGTACTTCATTTGAGTATATTATTCCTTTCATAGGAGTACTATGACATagattttgtctttaaaaaaaaaatcagctttcagATATAATTTACAGGCAAAATTATCCTATCTTAACTGTACAGTTTTAACAGATATTTAGTTGTGTTACCACCAGAATCATGATACAGAGGATTTTCATCAACCCAAGAAGTTCCTTACTACCCCTTTTGCAATTAATCTCCTCCCCTGACCCCCTGAAAACCAATAACCTGCTATCATTCCATTATGtcttttttagaatttcatataagtgaaatcatacaatatgcactcattttatgtctggcttctttcactcagcataattattttgagattcatccatgttgttacatgtaTCAACAGCTCTGTCCCTTTTTTATTGGTGAGTAGATTCCACCGTATgggtataccacattttatcgATTTATCAGCTGAATAAAGCTaatatgaacattcatgtacaagtacTTACATGAACACGTCTTCATTTATCTTAGGTACTAGAAGACCAATTGCTTCGTGTTATAAGTGTGtgcttcattttattaaaatattgccaaactattttctaaacTCATTTTGCATTCTaaccaagaaataaacttttaattttgatttaagcTTGAACGAACTTAGAAATCTTAAGATAGTTACAgatacttggatttttttttttttcaacgaAGCAATCACTggtaacaaaaatatttactaccttcTAGTGAGTTTTCATTACTCTAAGCTAGTACACAAAGCTATGTACTTCATGTCCAGTCATTTGTATTTGGTCATTTGGCCAAAATCTATTTAGCAAGCCAAAAGAACTGTCTTTCCACAGACCACTTCCGGATCAATAGACAACAATGTTTCAATAGACTATAAAACCATTCATACATTCTTAGGCTGATCTAGTAGATAAGCCTCGATTATTAACACTGTGTGAACTTAAGATTCTTAAATAGAACAGGTACTACCACACAGAATAGAAAACTGAACCCCAAAATGATCAAGCTAGTGTTGAAGCCAGCACTTAGCTCTATTTCCAAATCATATTGACTTGCCACTTCAAAACTCTCCCTGAATTCCATTTTAGTGACTAGGGTTATACAATAGCTGCTTTTAACAGAACTAAACAAAGGGATCATTCTCCCAATGAATATACTATTGTCAGACATGTAAGTTCTGATGGACTGACACAGTTTAGACCCTCAATATCATACTAAACTTCTAGACATAAAGTTTAGTATTTACTGCATAAGTCCAGAGTAGAGAAAACTCACATGTCGTTCCTACCACTGCTTTCTCACTACCTTCCAAAAGGTCCCAAAAGTACAAGGATGACTGCTCCATCTGGTCTTCAACACTGACAaggaaaagcagcagcagaacAAAGTGGCTTTAGAAGTACATATATATGGAGCAGCACAATTTATGCAATATAACCCATTAACAGACAAGacattcaaatgttaattttgtctttttgctcttt from the Macaca thibetana thibetana isolate TM-01 chromosome 11, ASM2454274v1, whole genome shotgun sequence genome contains:
- the CAPRIN2 gene encoding caprin-2 isoform X26, whose product is MKSAKPQVNHSQHGESQRALSPLQSTLSSAASPSQAYETYIENGLICLKHKIRNIEKKKLKLEDYKDRLKSGEQLNPDQLEAVEKYEEVLHNLEFAKELQKTFSGLSLDLLKAQKKAQRREHMLKLEAEKKKLRTILQVQYVLQNLTQEHVQKDFKGGLNGAVYLPSKELDYLIKFSKLTCPERNESLSVEDQMEQSSLYFWDLLEGSEKAVVGTTYKHLKDLLSKLLNSGYFESIPVPKNAKEKEVPLEDEMLIQSEKKTQLSKTESVKESESLMEFAQPEIQPQEFLNRRYMTEVDYSNKQGEEQPWEADYARKPNLPKRWDMLTEPDGQEKKQESFKSWESPGKHQEVSKPAVSLEQRKQDTSKLRSTLPEEQKKQEISKSKPSPSQWKQETPKSKAGYVQEEQKKQETPKLWPAQLQKEQDPKKQTPKSWTPSVQSEQNTTKSWTTPMCEEQDSKQPETPKSWENNVESQKHSLTSQSQISPKSWGVATASLIPNDQLLPRKFNTEPKDVPKPMHQPVGSSSTLPKDPVLRKEKLQDLMTQIQGTCNFMQESVLDFDKPSSAIPSSQPPSATPGSPVASKEQNLSSQSDFLQEPLQVFNVNAPLPPRKEQEIKESSYSSGYNQSFTTASTQTPPQCQLPSIHVEQTVHSQETAQTNVFPRPTQPFVNSRGSVRGCTRGGRLITNSYRSPGGYKGFDTYRGLPSISNGNYSQLQFQAREYSGSPYSQRDNFQQCYKRGGTSGGPRANSRANCFIMRNSLLLIKQQGGVILLR
- the CAPRIN2 gene encoding caprin-2 isoform X25, translating into MKSAKPQVNHSQHGESQRALSPLQSTLSSAASPSQAYETYIENGLICLKHKIRNIEKKKLKLEDYKDRLKSGEQLNPDQLEAVEKYEEVLHNLEFAKELQKTFSGLSLDLLKAQKKAQRREHMLKLEAEKKKLRTILQVQYVLQNLTQEHVQKDFKGGLNGAVYLPSKELDYLIKFSKLTCPERNESLSVEDQMEQSSLYFWDLLEGSEKAVVGTTYKHLKDLLSKLLNSGYFESIPVPKNAKEKEVPLEDEMLIQSEKKTQLSKTESVKESESLMEFAQPEIQPQEFLNRRYMTEVDYSNKQGEEQPWEADYARKPNLPKRWDMLTEPDGQEKKQESFKSWESPGKHQEVSKPAVSLEQRKQDTSKLRSTLPEEQKKQEISKSKPSPSQWKQETPKSKAGYVQEEQKKQETPKLWPAQLQKEQDPKKQTPKSWTPSVQSEQNTTKSWTTPMCEEQDSKQPETPKSWENNVESQKHSLTSQSQISPKSWGVATASLIPNDQLLPRKFNTEPKDVPKPMHQPVGSSSTLPKDPVLRKEKLQDLMTQIQGTCNFMQESVLDFDKPSSAIPSSQPPSATPGSPVASKEQNLSSQSDFLQEPLQVFNVNAPLPPRKEQEIKESSYSSGYNQSFTTASTQTPPQCQLPSIHVEQTVHSQETAANYHPDGTIQVSNGSLAFYPAQTNVFPRPTQPFVNSRGSVRGCTRGGRLITNSYRSPGGYKGFDTYRGLPSISNGNYSQLQFQAREYSGSPYSQRDNFQQCYKRGGTSGGPRANSRANCFIMRNSLLLIKQQGGVILLR